A single genomic interval of Chryseobacterium paludis harbors:
- the typA gene encoding translational GTPase TypA, with protein MQNIRNIAIIAHVDHGKTTLVDKIIHATNIFRENQESGELIMDNNDLERERGITILSKNISVTYKDVKINVIDTPGHADFGGEVERVLKMADGVILLVDAFEGPMPQTRFVLQKALELGLRPLVVINKVDKPNCRPDEVHDQVFDLFFNLEATEEQLDFPTFYGSSKQGWFNTSLEQTEDIFPLLDGILQYVPEPKVEEGNLQMQIVSLDYSSFLGRIAIGKVIRGDIKESQWIGLAQADGKVLKGKVKELYVFEGLGKKKVSEVKAGDICAVVGFDAFQIGDSFVDLENPEPLPRTSIDEPTLNMTFSINNSPFFGKDGKYVTSNHLKERLTKELEKNLALRVEQTGDANTFLVFGRGILHLSVLIETMRREGYEMTIGQPQVILREIDGEKCEPYESLVVDVPEEFASKVIDLATQRKGDLHIMETKGEMQHMEFEIPSRGLIGLRSQMLTATAGEAIMAHRFTEYKPFKGAIPGRSNGVLISKTQGPATEYSIAKLQDRGKFYVDPGEEIYAGMIIGEQNKPGDLVVNIVEAKQLNNMRASGKDKDTGVAPKILFSLEECMEYIQGDEAIEVTPNFIRMRKKVLSEEERKRMERSGKA; from the coding sequence ATGCAAAACATTAGAAATATTGCGATTATCGCACACGTTGACCACGGGAAGACGACTTTGGTTGACAAGATTATTCATGCTACAAACATTTTCAGAGAAAATCAGGAAAGTGGAGAATTAATAATGGATAATAACGATCTTGAAAGAGAAAGAGGAATTACCATTCTATCTAAAAATATTTCTGTTACTTATAAAGACGTTAAAATTAACGTAATTGATACTCCTGGTCACGCCGATTTTGGTGGTGAAGTTGAGAGAGTTTTAAAAATGGCGGACGGAGTAATTTTGTTGGTAGATGCTTTTGAAGGGCCGATGCCACAAACAAGATTCGTACTTCAAAAAGCTTTGGAATTAGGATTAAGACCATTGGTTGTTATCAATAAAGTTGATAAACCAAACTGTCGTCCGGATGAAGTTCACGATCAGGTATTTGATTTGTTCTTCAACTTAGAAGCTACAGAAGAACAATTGGATTTCCCTACGTTCTATGGTTCTTCTAAACAAGGTTGGTTCAACACTTCATTAGAGCAAACTGAAGATATCTTCCCATTATTAGATGGTATTTTACAATATGTTCCTGAACCTAAAGTTGAGGAAGGAAATTTACAGATGCAAATCGTTTCTTTAGATTATTCTTCTTTCTTAGGGAGAATTGCTATCGGAAAAGTAATCAGAGGTGATATCAAAGAATCTCAATGGATTGGTCTGGCACAGGCTGACGGTAAGGTTTTGAAAGGAAAAGTAAAAGAATTATACGTTTTCGAAGGTCTTGGAAAGAAAAAGGTAAGTGAAGTAAAAGCCGGAGATATCTGTGCTGTAGTAGGTTTCGATGCATTCCAGATTGGTGATTCTTTTGTAGATCTTGAAAATCCTGAACCATTACCAAGAACTTCAATTGATGAGCCTACATTGAACATGACGTTCTCTATCAACAATTCACCTTTCTTTGGTAAAGATGGTAAATATGTAACTTCTAACCATCTAAAGGAAAGATTAACTAAAGAATTAGAGAAGAACTTAGCATTAAGAGTTGAGCAGACTGGTGATGCAAACACTTTCCTGGTTTTTGGTAGAGGTATTCTTCACTTGTCAGTTTTAATTGAAACAATGAGAAGAGAAGGGTATGAAATGACTATCGGACAGCCACAAGTTATCTTAAGAGAAATCGACGGAGAAAAATGTGAGCCTTATGAATCTTTAGTTGTTGACGTTCCTGAAGAATTTGCTTCTAAAGTAATCGATTTAGCGACACAGAGAAAAGGTGACCTTCACATTATGGAAACCAAAGGTGAGATGCAACACATGGAATTCGAAATTCCTTCAAGAGGTTTGATCGGATTGCGTTCTCAAATGTTAACAGCTACTGCGGGTGAAGCTATTATGGCACACCGTTTTACAGAATACAAGCCTTTCAAAGGTGCTATTCCTGGAAGAAGCAACGGGGTGTTAATCAGCAAAACTCAAGGTCCTGCTACAGAATATTCTATCGCTAAATTACAGGATAGAGGTAAGTTCTATGTTGATCCGGGTGAGGAAATCTACGCAGGTATGATCATTGGGGAGCAAAACAAGCCAGGTGACTTAGTTGTAAACATCGTAGAAGCAAAACAGTTAAATAACATGAGAGCTTCTGGAAAAGATAAAGATACAGGTGTTGCCCCGAAAATCTTATTCTCACTTGAAGAATGTATGGAATACATCCAAGGTGACGAAGCGATTGAGGTAACTCCAAACTTCATCAGAATGAGAAAGAAAGTTCTTTCTGAAGAAGAAAGAAAAAGAATGGAAAGATCAGGAAAAGCTTAA
- a CDS encoding GIY-YIG nuclease family protein, protein MKGWLYILLCSDGSYYTGSTNDLRRRILQHQKGEGANHTRKRLPVYLIYFEEYEQVYFSFYREKKVRGWSRKKKEALINGMPELLPKLAIAYRDVRNESDTEIT, encoded by the coding sequence ATGAAAGGATGGTTGTACATATTGCTATGCTCCGATGGTAGCTATTATACCGGTAGTACAAATGATCTGAGAAGGCGGATTTTACAACATCAAAAGGGTGAAGGTGCCAATCATACCCGTAAAAGACTTCCTGTATATCTTATTTATTTTGAAGAGTATGAACAGGTGTATTTTTCCTTCTATCGGGAAAAGAAGGTGCGGGGATGGAGCAGAAAGAAAAAAGAAGCACTGATCAATGGTATGCCGGAACTTTTACCAAAATTGGCAATTGCTTATAGAGATGTAAGAAATGAATCTGATACCGAGATTACCTGA
- a CDS encoding DUF1294 domain-containing protein encodes MIYILLIINLFSFAVFGFDKRRAIKHQRRIPENTLLISVFLGGTIGAILGMLIFRHKISKKSFLLKFGLILLIQIALIYFFRKYT; translated from the coding sequence ATGATTTACATTCTTTTGATTATTAATCTATTTTCTTTTGCTGTATTTGGGTTCGATAAAAGGCGTGCTATAAAGCATCAAAGAAGAATTCCGGAAAACACCCTGTTAATTTCAGTATTTCTGGGCGGAACAATTGGTGCGATATTGGGAATGTTGATTTTCAGGCACAAAATTTCTAAAAAATCTTTCTTACTTAAATTTGGACTGATCCTTCTTATTCAAATAGCATTGATTTATTTTTTCAGAAAATATACCTGA
- a CDS encoding glycoside hydrolase family 10 protein — MKMRNLKLVLFLGVLASCGSTHTVQNNTVKPTRNPNTTNPVKNIPKDLVVVNKPNPVKPVDEVLKVILPAVNREFRGAWIASVANINWPSRNDLSIDQQKAEAISMLDMLKDNNFNAVIFQVRPSADALYTSSLEPWSYFLTGETGRSPYPNYDPLQFWIEESHKRGLELHVWLNPYRAHHTNGGSVNSLSMANKLSDIVVRLKNGMYWFDPANPKTQGHVSNVVKDIVTRYDIDAVHFDDYFYPYATYNKGADFPDNATWSAYVNSGGTLSRADWRRDNVNKFVERIYKEIHAEKSYVKFGISPFGIWKPGYPEGITGSSQYDELYADAKLWLNKGWVDYFSPQLYWPIDSKGQGFEALLNWWKSENTMNRHLWPGLNTVEIRTPDRPNEIKNQIELSRQILKSDAGEVHWSIAGLTKNPMMLSTLKNGPYKEKALVPKSPWIKALPILTPTLFITENGSFAQANWSSKNLKDVFQWVLFKQYNGVWETEILTLDTLSKDIPKYKDGKTLNAVAIKAVDRLGNESDYMAKKVK; from the coding sequence ATGAAAATGAGAAATTTAAAACTGGTATTGTTTCTGGGTGTCTTAGCCTCTTGTGGAAGTACCCATACTGTTCAGAATAACACGGTAAAGCCTACCAGAAATCCAAACACAACAAATCCCGTTAAAAATATTCCTAAAGATCTGGTGGTAGTGAATAAACCCAATCCCGTAAAACCTGTTGATGAAGTTTTGAAAGTCATTCTTCCAGCTGTGAACAGAGAATTTCGTGGAGCCTGGATCGCAAGTGTTGCCAATATCAACTGGCCGTCAAGAAATGATCTGTCTATTGATCAACAGAAAGCTGAGGCAATCAGTATGCTCGATATGCTGAAAGATAATAATTTCAATGCGGTTATTTTCCAGGTACGTCCATCAGCAGATGCATTATATACAAGTTCTTTGGAGCCCTGGTCTTATTTTTTGACAGGTGAAACAGGAAGATCACCATATCCCAATTATGATCCTTTACAATTCTGGATTGAAGAGTCACATAAAAGAGGGTTGGAGCTTCATGTCTGGCTAAACCCATACAGAGCACATCATACGAATGGAGGTTCTGTAAACAGTCTGTCAATGGCCAATAAGCTTTCTGATATTGTTGTGAGATTAAAGAATGGAATGTATTGGTTTGACCCGGCAAATCCTAAAACCCAGGGACACGTTTCCAATGTAGTAAAAGATATCGTGACAAGATATGATATAGATGCTGTTCATTTCGATGATTACTTCTATCCTTATGCCACCTATAACAAAGGCGCTGATTTTCCGGATAATGCTACCTGGAGTGCTTATGTAAATAGTGGTGGGACATTATCCAGAGCTGACTGGCGAAGAGATAATGTAAATAAGTTTGTAGAGCGGATCTATAAAGAAATTCATGCTGAAAAAAGTTATGTAAAGTTTGGGATCAGCCCTTTTGGAATTTGGAAGCCCGGATACCCCGAAGGAATTACAGGTTCTTCTCAATATGACGAATTGTATGCTGATGCAAAGTTATGGCTAAATAAGGGCTGGGTAGACTATTTTTCACCACAATTATACTGGCCGATTGATTCTAAGGGACAAGGTTTTGAAGCTTTATTAAATTGGTGGAAATCTGAAAACACAATGAATCGTCATTTATGGCCGGGATTGAACACGGTCGAAATTCGAACGCCAGATCGTCCTAATGAAATTAAAAACCAAATTGAACTTTCCAGACAGATCTTAAAAAGTGATGCCGGAGAGGTTCATTGGAGTATTGCGGGATTAACAAAAAATCCAATGATGCTAAGTACATTGAAGAACGGGCCCTATAAAGAAAAAGCTTTGGTTCCTAAGAGCCCTTGGATTAAAGCTTTACCAATATTGACTCCAACACTATTCATTACGGAGAATGGAAGCTTTGCGCAGGCAAACTGGAGTAGTAAAAATTTGAAAGACGTTTTTCAATGGGTACTGTTTAAGCAGTACAATGGTGTTTGGGAAACAGAAATTTTAACACTGGATACACTTTCAAAAGATATTCCAAAATATAAAGATGGAAAAACACTAAATGCTGTGGCTATAAAAGCAGTAGATAGATTAGGAAATGAGAGTGATTATATGGCAAAGAAAGTAAAATAG
- a CDS encoding SDR family NAD(P)-dependent oxidoreductase — MNPKTKIALVTGGSRGIGRNSALRIAEKGLDVIITYKTSKEEADTVVNEIKALGRKAVAYQLDTKDIKSFDAFVQNVTNHLQENMGSTNIDYLINNAGTALYSPISETTEEQLDDIVDIHFKGVFFLSQKFLPFINEGGGIINISSGLARVALPGSSVYGSMKAGVEMLTKYMAKELGPKKIKANVVAPGAIETDFGGGRTRDNKEVNTLVSNITALGRAGLPEDVGGVVAFLCTDDAGWITGQRIEVSGGMAL; from the coding sequence ATGAATCCAAAAACAAAAATCGCATTAGTAACCGGCGGAAGTCGTGGAATAGGAAGGAATTCAGCGCTTAGAATTGCTGAAAAAGGGCTTGATGTTATTATAACTTATAAAACCAGTAAAGAGGAAGCTGATACAGTCGTTAATGAGATCAAAGCATTAGGAAGAAAAGCTGTTGCTTATCAGCTGGATACGAAAGATATAAAAAGTTTTGATGCTTTTGTACAAAATGTGACTAATCATTTACAGGAGAATATGGGAAGTACAAACATTGATTATCTTATCAATAATGCAGGCACAGCTTTGTATTCACCCATTTCAGAAACTACAGAAGAACAGTTGGACGATATTGTTGACATCCATTTTAAAGGTGTGTTTTTCCTTAGTCAGAAGTTTTTACCTTTTATAAATGAAGGTGGAGGAATTATCAATATTTCTTCAGGACTTGCCAGAGTGGCTTTACCAGGATCTTCAGTATACGGATCAATGAAAGCTGGGGTAGAAATGCTTACAAAGTATATGGCAAAAGAATTAGGTCCTAAAAAGATCAAAGCGAACGTTGTTGCTCCTGGAGCTATAGAGACGGATTTTGGTGGTGGCAGAACCAGAGATAATAAAGAAGTTAACACATTGGTTTCAAATATTACCGCTCTGGGCAGAGCAGGACTTCCTGAAGATGTTGGTGGAGTGGTAGCCTTCTTATGTACCGATGATGCAGGTTGGATAACCGGACAGAGAATTGAAGTTTCCGGAGGAATGGCATTGTAA
- a CDS encoding DoxX family membrane protein, translating to MKALNLNKAKIFDYFILVIRFLLAYTFIRYGYSKLTDGQFGLNENELLQPIKDLNLMKVGWYLFSFQPFSYFIGVSQILCAIFLLFNRTVLLGALLFLPIAANILIIDLTIMPKQMANAFAFRLSFYILLDLLIFYHYREKVINAFKSLTSGIKFKFKHHFSLYLLLPLFALFLEFSSAIPTAIFIFLKEPQKSWNYITSIVNVLLKNI from the coding sequence ATGAAAGCCCTCAATTTAAACAAAGCTAAAATATTTGATTATTTTATACTAGTCATAAGATTCTTATTGGCTTATACCTTTATTCGTTATGGGTATTCTAAATTAACAGATGGACAGTTTGGTTTAAATGAAAATGAGCTTTTACAGCCTATAAAAGATCTAAACCTAATGAAAGTGGGTTGGTACCTATTCAGTTTCCAACCTTTTTCTTACTTTATAGGTGTATCTCAAATATTATGTGCCATTTTCTTATTGTTTAACAGAACAGTTCTATTAGGTGCATTATTGTTTCTTCCTATTGCTGCTAATATTTTAATAATAGACCTAACAATTATGCCAAAGCAAATGGCAAATGCTTTTGCTTTTCGTCTTTCTTTTTATATCCTTTTAGATCTGCTTATTTTCTATCACTACAGAGAGAAAGTAATAAATGCTTTTAAATCCTTAACATCAGGAATTAAGTTTAAATTCAAGCATCATTTCTCATTATATCTTCTTCTTCCTCTTTTTGCTCTTTTTCTTGAGTTCTCTTCAGCAATACCTACTGCTATATTTATATTTTTGAAGGAGCCTCAGAAAAGCTGGAACTATATCACAAGTATCGTAAATGTATTATTGAAAAATATTTAA
- a CDS encoding Tex family protein codes for MTHIEFIQKIVNISEKSIRATLELLAEDCTIPFISRYRKDRTGNLDEVQIEQISKINKQFEEILKRKETILKSVEEQNALTSEFRQRIEESFDIQELEDLYLPFKKRKKTKADTAKEKGLEPLAKIIMSQKSNDLQSSVSKYLNDKVISEEEALQGARDIMAEWINENMYVRKNLRRLFQRKAIISSKVVKAKKEEEGAQKFAQYFEWDESLNRTPSHRLLAMLRAETEGFVKVNVDIDKEEAIDFIENAIIKSNNESAEQIALAIKDSYKRLLEPAISNETLQEAKEKADKKAIEIFSENLSQLLLAPPLGEKRILAIDPGYKSGCKIVCLDEKGDLLHNETIYPHAPQNESGMAMKKIRSMVNAYNIEAISIGNGTASRETEFFIKKIAFDKPLQVFVVSEAGASVYSASKIAREEFPSYDVTVRGAVSIGRRLADPLAELVKIDAKSIGVGQYQHDVDQTQLKNELDSTVMKCVNSVGINLNTASKSLLSYVSGIGEKMAENIVNYRAENGAFEDRKQLKKVPRLGEKAFQQAAAFIRITNGKNSLDNSAVHPEAYGIVEKMAKDLGIKSNELIANKEKIALIQPEKYITDDIGILGIKDILKELEKPGLDPRKAAKVFEFDPKVKSVKDLRIGMILPGIVNNITAFGCFVDLGIKESGLVHISQLKEGFVSDVNEVVKLHQHVQVKVTEVDEVRKRIQLSMIL; via the coding sequence ATGACACATATTGAATTCATCCAGAAGATTGTAAATATTTCCGAAAAAAGTATCCGTGCTACGCTTGAGCTATTGGCAGAAGACTGTACCATTCCTTTTATATCCCGCTATAGAAAAGACAGAACCGGAAATCTGGATGAAGTACAGATTGAACAGATTTCAAAAATCAATAAGCAGTTCGAAGAAATTTTAAAAAGGAAAGAAACCATTTTAAAATCTGTTGAAGAACAAAATGCACTAACATCAGAATTCAGGCAAAGAATAGAAGAAAGCTTCGATATTCAGGAGCTTGAAGATTTATACCTTCCTTTTAAGAAACGTAAAAAGACAAAAGCAGATACTGCAAAGGAAAAAGGATTAGAGCCTTTGGCAAAGATCATAATGAGTCAGAAAAGTAATGATCTTCAATCTTCAGTGTCAAAATATTTAAATGATAAAGTCATCTCTGAAGAAGAAGCTCTTCAGGGAGCCCGAGATATTATGGCAGAGTGGATCAATGAAAATATGTATGTCCGTAAAAACCTTCGTCGTTTATTTCAGCGTAAAGCTATCATCTCCTCTAAAGTAGTTAAGGCTAAAAAAGAAGAAGAGGGAGCTCAAAAATTCGCGCAGTATTTTGAATGGGATGAAAGCTTAAACAGAACTCCATCTCACCGACTTTTAGCCATGTTAAGAGCAGAAACTGAAGGTTTTGTAAAGGTAAATGTGGACATTGATAAAGAAGAGGCTATTGATTTCATAGAGAATGCCATTATCAAATCCAATAATGAAAGCGCTGAACAGATTGCCCTGGCTATAAAAGACAGCTACAAAAGACTATTGGAGCCCGCTATTTCTAATGAAACATTACAGGAGGCTAAAGAAAAAGCAGATAAAAAAGCAATTGAAATTTTCTCTGAAAACCTCAGCCAGTTATTATTGGCACCTCCTTTAGGTGAAAAAAGAATTTTAGCGATTGATCCTGGTTATAAAAGTGGTTGTAAAATTGTCTGTTTAGATGAAAAGGGAGATCTTCTTCATAACGAAACCATCTACCCTCATGCTCCGCAAAATGAATCAGGAATGGCTATGAAAAAAATCCGCTCTATGGTTAATGCATATAATATTGAAGCCATTTCTATAGGAAACGGAACGGCGAGCCGTGAAACAGAGTTTTTCATCAAGAAAATTGCCTTTGACAAGCCATTACAGGTATTTGTGGTTTCTGAAGCCGGAGCATCTGTTTATTCCGCGAGTAAAATTGCCAGAGAGGAGTTTCCAAGTTATGATGTAACCGTTCGTGGAGCGGTTTCTATAGGAAGAAGACTGGCAGATCCATTAGCTGAACTCGTTAAAATTGATGCCAAATCTATTGGTGTCGGGCAATATCAACACGATGTAGATCAGACCCAATTGAAAAATGAACTGGATTCTACGGTTATGAAATGTGTGAATTCCGTAGGGATCAACCTTAATACTGCGAGCAAATCATTGTTAAGTTATGTCTCCGGAATTGGTGAGAAAATGGCTGAAAATATCGTTAATTACAGAGCTGAAAATGGCGCTTTTGAAGACAGAAAGCAATTAAAAAAGGTTCCTCGATTGGGAGAAAAAGCTTTTCAACAGGCTGCAGCATTTATTAGAATAACCAATGGGAAAAATTCTTTAGATAATTCAGCTGTACACCCTGAAGCTTATGGTATTGTAGAAAAAATGGCAAAAGATCTTGGAATTAAATCCAATGAATTAATTGCCAACAAAGAGAAAATCGCTTTAATTCAACCAGAAAAATATATTACCGATGATATTGGTATTTTGGGTATTAAAGATATTCTAAAGGAACTTGAAAAACCGGGACTGGATCCCAGAAAGGCAGCTAAGGTATTCGAATTTGACCCTAAAGTAAAAAGTGTAAAAGATCTGAGAATAGGAATGATCCTTCCCGGTATCGTCAATAACATTACCGCTTTTGGATGTTTCGTTGATCTGGGAATCAAAGAAAGCGGATTGGTTCATATTTCTCAGCTAAAAGAAGGTTTTGTTTCCGATGTGAATGAAGTGGTAAAATTACATCAGCATGTTCAGGTAAAGGTTACAGAAGTGGATGAAGTAAGAAAAAGAATTCAACTAAGTATGATCTTATAA
- the ychF gene encoding redox-regulated ATPase YchF: MKCGIVGLPNVGKSTLFNCLSNAKAQSANYPFCTIEPNLGTVSVPDQRLFELEKLVNPERVLPAVVEIVDIAGLVKGASKGEGLGNQFLANIRECEAIIHVLRCFENGNIIHVEGSVDPMRDKEIIDIELQLKDLETVGKAVEKAKKFIKSGKKEDILTYETLQNLQKFLEDGKNAREFPLNDQTKGIIEDVQLLTNKPVLYVCNVDENSIKNGNEWIAKIDEMAQKEGSEIVVLAAQIEADINELETFEEREIFLEELGLEEPGVNRLIRKAYDLLKLQTYFTAGVKEVRAWTIGQGWTAPQAAGVIHTDFEKGFIRAEVIKYNDYLSYGSEAKVKEAGKLSVEGKEYIVQDGDIMHFRFNV; this comes from the coding sequence ATGAAATGTGGAATCGTAGGCTTACCGAATGTTGGTAAATCAACTCTTTTTAACTGTTTGAGCAATGCAAAAGCCCAGTCAGCCAATTATCCTTTCTGTACTATAGAACCGAACTTAGGAACGGTATCTGTACCGGATCAAAGATTATTTGAGTTGGAAAAATTAGTAAACCCAGAGAGAGTTTTACCGGCTGTTGTGGAAATTGTAGATATTGCAGGTTTGGTAAAAGGAGCGAGTAAAGGAGAAGGTTTAGGAAACCAGTTCTTAGCAAACATTCGCGAGTGTGAAGCGATTATACATGTTTTAAGATGTTTTGAAAATGGAAACATTATTCACGTAGAAGGTTCTGTAGACCCTATGAGAGATAAGGAAATTATCGACATTGAACTTCAATTAAAAGATCTTGAGACTGTTGGAAAAGCAGTTGAGAAGGCTAAAAAGTTTATTAAATCTGGAAAAAAAGAAGATATTCTTACCTATGAGACTCTTCAGAATTTACAGAAGTTTTTAGAAGATGGAAAAAATGCAAGAGAATTTCCTTTAAATGATCAGACAAAAGGGATCATTGAAGATGTTCAGTTGTTGACAAATAAGCCGGTTCTTTACGTTTGTAATGTTGATGAAAATTCAATTAAAAATGGAAATGAATGGATTGCTAAAATCGATGAGATGGCCCAAAAAGAGGGTTCTGAGATTGTTGTTTTAGCTGCTCAGATTGAAGCTGATATCAATGAATTGGAAACTTTTGAAGAAAGAGAGATTTTCTTGGAAGAATTAGGTTTGGAGGAACCAGGTGTTAATCGTTTGATCAGAAAAGCATATGACCTGTTGAAACTTCAGACTTATTTTACGGCTGGAGTTAAAGAAGTAAGAGCATGGACAATAGGACAAGGATGGACAGCTCCTCAGGCTGCTGGAGTGATCCATACTGATTTTGAAAAAGGATTTATCCGTGCAGAAGTTATTAAATATAACGACTATTTAAGCTATGGCTCTGAAGCTAAAGTAAAAGAAGCAGGAAAATTATCTGTAGAAGGAAAAGAATACATCGTACAGGACGGTGATATTATGCACTTCAGATTCAACGTATAA
- a CDS encoding ferritin — protein sequence MNTNRLSPAIEKALSDQMNKEIHASHTFLSYGIWADDKGYQGIANFLYRHAQEERNHSIKFMEYVLNRGGKPKVDAIPVPPADPESLTACFDGIFKHEVDNTTAIYKIVDLSLQEKDWATWNFMQWFVQEQIEEETLAQNLIDKLKIAGGDRATDESLFTLDKTLQNTPDDAPLAQNATGSNP from the coding sequence ATGAATACCAACAGACTTTCACCTGCCATTGAAAAAGCTTTAAGCGATCAGATGAATAAAGAAATTCATGCATCACATACATTTCTGTCTTATGGAATTTGGGCCGACGATAAAGGATATCAGGGGATTGCTAATTTCTTATACAGACACGCGCAGGAAGAGAGAAATCATTCGATTAAATTTATGGAGTACGTTTTAAACAGAGGAGGAAAGCCTAAAGTAGATGCTATTCCTGTGCCTCCTGCTGATCCCGAATCCTTAACTGCTTGTTTTGATGGGATCTTTAAACATGAAGTAGATAATACAACTGCAATCTATAAGATTGTTGATCTTTCTTTACAGGAAAAAGACTGGGCAACATGGAATTTTATGCAGTGGTTCGTACAAGAGCAAATAGAAGAAGAAACCTTGGCTCAGAACTTAATTGACAAGTTGAAAATTGCCGGTGGTGATCGTGCAACAGATGAATCTTTATTTACTTTAGATAAAACGTTACAGAATACACCAGATGATGCCCCATTGGCTCAAAATGCTACAGGCTCAAATCCTTAA
- a CDS encoding helix-turn-helix domain-containing protein — protein MEKIVHASLEDFYKEMTAKLGKDLESIFPKGLHKDIGHFNVFDIAQTIEKARTTSEMPYNRRKYYKISLIRGRNRAEYADKVIAIKNNALLFATPKVPYHWVPEDPNQSGSFCVFTEDFFIKDKSHNSLEDLPIFQPGGFPLFEIDDELANEIEMLFKKIKNEIESDYIFKYDLIRNYVLELIHYGQKLQPATKLSTSNDASLRVVSLFIELLERQFPIESYDQRLQLKTAKDYADRLAVHVNYLNKKLKENTGKTTTEFIADRLIQEAKILLRQTTWNVSEISYALGFEEIAHFSNFFKRKTSFNPLQFRS, from the coding sequence ATGGAAAAAATTGTTCATGCTTCATTAGAAGATTTCTATAAAGAAATGACGGCTAAGCTTGGGAAAGATCTGGAAAGTATTTTTCCAAAAGGTTTACATAAAGATATAGGCCATTTTAATGTATTTGATATAGCACAAACGATCGAAAAAGCAAGAACAACTTCTGAAATGCCTTATAATAGAAGGAAATATTATAAAATAAGTCTGATCCGCGGACGCAATAGAGCTGAATATGCTGATAAAGTAATCGCCATAAAAAATAATGCGTTATTATTTGCTACACCAAAAGTTCCTTATCACTGGGTTCCCGAGGATCCCAATCAGTCAGGTAGTTTTTGTGTATTTACAGAGGATTTTTTTATTAAAGATAAATCGCACAATTCCCTTGAAGATCTCCCAATATTTCAGCCGGGAGGATTTCCTTTATTTGAAATTGATGATGAGCTCGCCAATGAAATAGAGATGCTTTTTAAGAAAATAAAAAATGAAATAGAATCTGACTATATTTTTAAATATGATCTCATCAGAAACTATGTATTGGAACTTATTCATTACGGGCAGAAATTACAACCGGCAACTAAATTATCAACATCTAATGATGCTTCATTAAGGGTGGTTTCATTATTTATAGAACTATTGGAACGGCAGTTTCCAATCGAATCCTACGATCAGAGGTTGCAGCTAAAAACAGCAAAAGACTATGCCGACAGGCTTGCCGTGCATGTTAACTATCTAAATAAAAAACTTAAGGAAAATACAGGTAAAACAACAACAGAATTTATTGCTGACCGGCTTATTCAGGAAGCTAAGATATTACTGAGACAAACTACATGGAATGTTTCCGAAATATCATATGCTCTCGGTTTTGAGGAGATCGCTCATTTTTCAAACTTTTTTAAGAGAAAAACATCTTTCAATCCATTGCAGTTTCGCTCTTGA
- a CDS encoding bacteriocin yields MKNQNLQKGKKLTKKELKTIVGGMLDCKQPIACPTYPCDPPLPDYPNGCTTIAVGCAQKECRPGIDPV; encoded by the coding sequence ATGAAAAATCAAAACCTACAAAAGGGGAAAAAACTAACAAAAAAAGAATTAAAAACAATTGTTGGCGGGATGCTGGATTGCAAGCAACCTATTGCATGCCCTACTTACCCTTGTGATCCTCCACTTCCAGATTATCCAAATGGTTGTACTACTATTGCTGTAGGTTGTGCACAAAAAGAATGTCGCCCAGGAATTGATCCAGTATAA